A window of Solea senegalensis isolate Sse05_10M linkage group LG20, IFAPA_SoseM_1, whole genome shotgun sequence contains these coding sequences:
- the rnmt gene encoding mRNA cap guanine-N7 methyltransferase isoform X1, which yields MRPVCRHHSKMKSQSVRTETVKDGGDEEEGRTLGARGEGDRKAMIRRHEEEEDKEVTTPKKSATDHGVKVASHYNRLQEVGLAARSQSRIFFMRNFNNWLKSVLIGEIVDQVRGAGHQQVSVLDLGCGKGGDLLKWRKGGIDHLVCADIAAVSVEQCQNRYEDMKRKGHFKIFSAQFIAADCTKEFLSEKFDDPELTFDICSCQFVYHYSFESEQKADVMLRNACERLKPGGYFIGTTPDAFELVKRLEASDSLSFGNEVFKVSFQSKGSYPLFGCQYHFSLEDVVDVPEFLVYFPLLEHMAKRYNMRLVMKKRFSEFAEEKVKNEHHRSLMMKMTALESFPCEDGARQATDDRTEYCHAKEHCSRAGVKLPLGTLSRSEWEATSIYLVFVFQKMS from the exons aCTCAAAGATGAAGTCTCAGTCTGTGAGGACAGAAACGGTGAAGGacggaggagatgaggaggaaggaaggactTTAGGAgcaagaggagaaggagacagaaAAGCCATGATAAGGAGacacgaggaggaagaggacaaagaGGTCACCACACCAAAGAAGAGC GCGACTGACCATGGTGTGAAGGTGGCGAGTCACTACAACAGGCTGCAGGAAGTTGGTCTGGCTGCTCGAAGTCAAAGCAGAATCTTCTTCATGAGGAACTTTAACAACTGGTTGAAGAGCGTCTTAATCG GTGAGATTGTGGACCAGGTGCGAGGGGCGGGGCATCAGCAGGTGTCTGTTTTAGACCTTGGCTGTGGAAAAGGAGGAGACCTCCTGAAGTGGAGAAAAGGCGGAATCGATCACCTGGTCTGTGCAG ATATTGCAGCAGTGTCAGTGGAGCAATGTCAGAATCGTTatgaagacatgaagaggaAAGGTCACTTCAAAATCTTCAGTGCTCAGTTTATCGCCGCAGACTGCACCAAG GAGTTCCTGTCGGAGAAGTTTGACGACCCTGAGTTGACTTTCGACATCTGCAGTTGTCAGTTTGTGTATCATTACTCGTTCGAGAGCGAGCAGAAAGCAGATGTGATGTTGAGGAACGCCTGCGAACGCCTCAAACCAGGAGGATACTTCATCGGCACGACGCCAGACGCCTTTGAACTTGT TAAACGTCTGGAGGCATCGGACTCTTTGTCGTTTGGTAACGAGGTTTTTAAAGTCTCCTTTCAGTCGAAAGGTTCGTATCCTCTGTTCGGGTGTCAGTATCACTTCAGCCTCGAGGACGTCGTCGACGTCCCAGAATTCCTTGTTTACTTTCCTCTACTTGAGCA CATGGCCAAGCGCTACAACATGCGTCTGGTGATGAAGAAGCGCTTCTCTGAGTTTGCAGAGGAGAAGGTGAAGAACGAGCATCATCGCAgtctgatgatgaagatgacggCTCTGGAG TCGTTTCCATGTGAGGACGGAGCTCGTCAGGCCACAGACGACAGGACAGAGTACTGCCATGCTAAAGAGCACTGCAGCAGGGCAGGAGTCAAACTACCACTG GGAACTCTGAGCAGATCTGAGTGGGAAGCAACCA GTATCTACCTGGTGTTTGtctttcagaaaatgtcctga
- the rnmt gene encoding mRNA cap guanine-N7 methyltransferase isoform X2, producing the protein MRPVCRHHSKMKSQSVRTETVKDGGDEEEGRTLGARGEGDRKAMIRRHEEEEDKEATDHGVKVASHYNRLQEVGLAARSQSRIFFMRNFNNWLKSVLIGEIVDQVRGAGHQQVSVLDLGCGKGGDLLKWRKGGIDHLVCADIAAVSVEQCQNRYEDMKRKGHFKIFSAQFIAADCTKEFLSEKFDDPELTFDICSCQFVYHYSFESEQKADVMLRNACERLKPGGYFIGTTPDAFELVKRLEASDSLSFGNEVFKVSFQSKGSYPLFGCQYHFSLEDVVDVPEFLVYFPLLEHMAKRYNMRLVMKKRFSEFAEEKVKNEHHRSLMMKMTALESFPCEDGARQATDDRTEYCHAKEHCSRAGVKLPLGTLSRSEWEATSIYLVFVFQKMS; encoded by the exons aCTCAAAGATGAAGTCTCAGTCTGTGAGGACAGAAACGGTGAAGGacggaggagatgaggaggaaggaaggactTTAGGAgcaagaggagaaggagacagaaAAGCCATGATAAGGAGacacgaggaggaagaggacaaagaG GCGACTGACCATGGTGTGAAGGTGGCGAGTCACTACAACAGGCTGCAGGAAGTTGGTCTGGCTGCTCGAAGTCAAAGCAGAATCTTCTTCATGAGGAACTTTAACAACTGGTTGAAGAGCGTCTTAATCG GTGAGATTGTGGACCAGGTGCGAGGGGCGGGGCATCAGCAGGTGTCTGTTTTAGACCTTGGCTGTGGAAAAGGAGGAGACCTCCTGAAGTGGAGAAAAGGCGGAATCGATCACCTGGTCTGTGCAG ATATTGCAGCAGTGTCAGTGGAGCAATGTCAGAATCGTTatgaagacatgaagaggaAAGGTCACTTCAAAATCTTCAGTGCTCAGTTTATCGCCGCAGACTGCACCAAG GAGTTCCTGTCGGAGAAGTTTGACGACCCTGAGTTGACTTTCGACATCTGCAGTTGTCAGTTTGTGTATCATTACTCGTTCGAGAGCGAGCAGAAAGCAGATGTGATGTTGAGGAACGCCTGCGAACGCCTCAAACCAGGAGGATACTTCATCGGCACGACGCCAGACGCCTTTGAACTTGT TAAACGTCTGGAGGCATCGGACTCTTTGTCGTTTGGTAACGAGGTTTTTAAAGTCTCCTTTCAGTCGAAAGGTTCGTATCCTCTGTTCGGGTGTCAGTATCACTTCAGCCTCGAGGACGTCGTCGACGTCCCAGAATTCCTTGTTTACTTTCCTCTACTTGAGCA CATGGCCAAGCGCTACAACATGCGTCTGGTGATGAAGAAGCGCTTCTCTGAGTTTGCAGAGGAGAAGGTGAAGAACGAGCATCATCGCAgtctgatgatgaagatgacggCTCTGGAG TCGTTTCCATGTGAGGACGGAGCTCGTCAGGCCACAGACGACAGGACAGAGTACTGCCATGCTAAAGAGCACTGCAGCAGGGCAGGAGTCAAACTACCACTG GGAACTCTGAGCAGATCTGAGTGGGAAGCAACCA GTATCTACCTGGTGTTTGtctttcagaaaatgtcctga